From Cryptococcus gattii WM276 chromosome J, complete sequence:
ATCTATGAATATGCACGCGTCCAAAGACTGATAAAGTAATAGGCATTATCAATACAGCTGCAGATATGATATTGCAAGATCATGAACCCATGACTCTTGATCATGATAGATTGTACGATCTGAAGTGCTAGATCATGCTGTCTATAAAGCACGATCTTTTTACTTTCGTTCCCGGGTCATGCAATAGTCAGATAATGATCATGTAGCTTGGGTGGAACGGTCTTGAATATAAGCCTTTTGCCATTACAAACTGAGCGTACGATCATGCATTTTTTGAATAAGGTCGGGGCTCCCCCTATCCACCGATCATGCAAAAACGGATATGATCAGGCAATGGGGCATTTGATCGGGCTGCTTAATATCCATTAACAATTGGTGCACGCGCCTGATCAGGATTTTTCTATATAATAAGACGCTTTTGTGTGCGGTGACGATTTGATCTTGCTTGATCTTACTTGATCGGGCTTGATCGGGGTTTGACAATATTTGCGATGACCGGGCGGGCGTGAACTTGTCGCGGGGAATGATGGGGAAAGATGAACCGGTTATAGACATAGGAAGGAATTTGGCCGATGGATCGGATAATGCGCTACTCGCGGAGAACAAAACATCGGATATCCCGGATCGGATTGTTAGGTGACATTTCTGATAGGTATATATGGTCTTGTGCTTTCCGTCAACATTCGACATCCCATTGTTCTTCGCACCACTTCACCTCTACTATATACACCTGACATCCTTGCTCAAAACACAACACACTAGAATGTCTCTCTCAGGCCGAGGTACGTTTCCTAGCTCCCCTATGTCGATCGAGGTCCGCTAAACTCGTACAGCTTACATTGTTACCGGTGGTGCCGGTACCATTGGTGGTGCGATCTCTCGTGACATCATTGCTAGGGGCGGAGTGGTTATGGTGAATGAATTTTCCCGACTGTTCGCTGGTATAAGCTGATCTGTGGTTTAGATCTTCGACATGTTGGATGAGGAGGCCGGCGCCGCCAAGGTCAAGAGCTATGACGCTGAGAAGGCTTTCTATTTCAAAACCGACATTGTCGACACCGAGAAGGTCAATGCCGCGTGTCAGGCTGCTCTCAAGGCACTTCCCAAGGGTGTCAAGCTCTTTGGTGGCGTTCACTGTGCGGCCATTGCACCTGGACGTCAATGGAACCACAAGTTGAAGGACAGTATTCCTGTGAATTTCTCGTTCCACTTCTGACGTTGACGCGTCGCTGACGATATGCAGGTCATGCAAAAACTCCTGCACGTTAACACCTTTGGTACCTTCGTTGTCGACGCTTGCATCGCCGATGCTATCAACTCCCAATACCCCGACAACGGTCCTTTCGCTCCTCGAGTCAAGGAGGAGCGAGGATGTATCGTCAACATCTCTTCTGTTGTTGCTAAGCCCGTTCCTGCTCGATGCCTCACCTACGGTAGCTCCAAGAGTAAGCCTTCCCCCTACTGGTCCATGTCATCCGCTGAGCGAACGCAGCTGCCGTCCTCGGTATCTCCCAGGGTCTTTCTGATTTCCTCGGCCCATACGGTATCCGAGTTTGCACTGTATCCCCCGCCGTTGTCGCATCGCAGCTCAACCACGCTGGCCGCCTGGTGAGTAACATCTAGTCTTATGCTAACCCTGGTTGCTGACTCAGTGTAGCCCTACTTCATAAAGGAGATTGAAGCTTCCTGCATCTTCCCCCACCGAGTTTCCGAGCCCACCGAGGTTTCTGCCGCCGTTTCCTTCATTTTGGAAAACCCCATGCTCAACGACATGGACCTCCGAGTGGATGGTGGATGGCGTAACAGCTCCAACTGGGGTGGAGAGAAAGACCGTGAGTCTCTGGTGCATATGTTTGGAGTTGCGCGCTGAGTTTCTGTCCAGCACGTGAAAACGCTATTGCGCTCGAGTAAACGTTAGTTTCTTCGGTGTGTTTCCATGTTGGACCAAAAAAGTTTATATTATTCAGTATATGCATATGCCTGTCAACTTATTAGTATGATGTGTGATGCTTAACAGAGCTTGCAGCTCAAAACGGAATCTAGTGTTTATCGGCGGAGATGTAATGCTAAACGTGGGCACAGGTATTTTAGACCCGCATTTGCCGCACTGCCGATCTCGAGTCATTGCTGGATGGGAAGGGATTATAATATTGACCCAATCATGATATCACTACATACAAGGCACAATTGGGTCGATCCTCAACTGGCcctgctcttcttcaataAAATCCATGGGTCAGGAATAAGTAGCTCGTGAACGCGAGCTAAGCAAAGTCCCACCAAGCTTGTAAGCGGCAGCTTGACCGGATATTACAGCGAGCTCGTGAGCGTTTACCAATAACCAAGCAGCGACATACGTGGTGTGCTTTCTATCTCGGTTGAGTCGCCCAAACAAACGGCACAATCCAGGCGTAATGGGTCCACGAATGACACAGCTGGTGGCCTCCAGTCCTCACAGACTGCTCGAGGAGTCAGTTAGATTCTCTCGGAATGAGCGGAAATGTAAGGGAATGAGGAGAACAATAAGGAGGATTGGGAAGTAGTTTCAGAGAACcgaggaggaagaatgagagaggaagagcaggagGACCGTGCGGAGAGGCGTTAGGGAAGAGGGAGGTCCGAGAGAGAATGCAGGGGAAGTATGAGAAAGCTGAATCAGCTCGCAGAGTTGAGAAAGATATATAAGGAGTAGTCCTTCGAGTGGATTAAATGCAACGGCCCAAACCAGCTTAGTCTTCTCTACCTTCTATCGAACCCGAAACAGCGTCCAAATCTTAGAGCTCCAACCGTAACTGTAAACAAACGACCGAGGACACAAACTAAAGCAGCTTCAGGTGCTTTCCCACCTCTACGAGGATGGTGGCATGGCTAAAGGAAAGGACATATGATGAGACGCACTGATATTGTCCTTTCTAATCTCGTTCTTTTACCAACAATGTTAATCGTTCTTGTTCAAGAGGATGGTCTGATAACACGTGATCCTTGAGCGACTTGGTTGTGGCGAGCTGATACTGGAAGCCGAGTAGTTGAAGCACATCTCCAAAAGATGAGGGTTAACAGGTACCTGCTTGATGAGGAACATCCTGCGGCACTCGTTCAGCCCCTAGTTGCGATACGTGAATGACTGGATATAGAGATGTGGAGGACGGCTGACGTGTAGTGAAGGATAGCGTATGAGTCTAGACTGACGGTTCAAACTCGTTCTCGCCCATTCTCACTCTCGCGCTATCGTCTCTCCCACCCACCGCGGCCACCGCCTGTTTCGGGTCGAGCTCGAAAGTGTAATATTTGCGGATGTAGCCGATATCCTGATTTGGTCGAGAAACGCATTTTGGAGCGGCAATGATGGCTGAGTAGATGGGTGACCGTAACATCGTCCCTCCATTTTGTATTGGCCAATACACCTTTTTCCACATCGCGTGCATCTTTGCCAAGGACCCGCTTTGCCGTATCTGCGAGCGTGCAAACGACGATCTCGTCATATTCCTCCTCGTTAGTGGGAAGTTCCTGGTCTTCGCCAACTGCGTTGTGGAGGTCCTCTTCCTGACATCGGGGATCGAAGGACGTCTTTCACTTTTGGTGAACGTTGGGGAATGGTAACAGGTTTGGTGTTCAACCGGACCTGCAATCTGCATCTGTCAGCCGGCCAAGGTACACAGCAGAGGAGAAATATATGCGAGATACTCAGTTGCCTCCATGCCCCTCCAACGCCTTCTGCCATTTGCGGTAAAACTACTCGACTCTGAAAAGACGACCATCGGCGGAAGATTCGATGGCTCTTCTTGCCGATAGCTTACCATATCGTATGTGGGAGAGGCATAAAGACATTCCATCATGACAATGGGAAGATTTGGGGTTGCATTGCCTGTTCCATAGGAATAAAGCAAGTCTAAGTGATGTCAGCTGCTCCGCCAGTACACCTTTGTCGAAATGCAAGACGCACGCTGGAAGCACCATGTAATCGGTAAACTCCTCGCTCAACCCCACATCTTGAGTGAAATCCTGATGGGAATCAAGGCGAAGACGGCTTCTAGCCGGCGTATCCACTTCAGAGCGGTGTCAAAGCGCTGGATGTCTTTTTGGTGAGCGACTACGAGATGTGTACCATACAGGTTTGTCCAGAAAATACCGACAGGGTGAACTGAGGTCTTCAGCAATTGAGCGGTAGGGTGCGCGGTCGAGACCAAAGTGATCGGAGTGGATAAGCCACACAGATAGCAGATGGGGTGGAAAACCACGCACCTTATCTCCTTTCCCGAATGAAACCTGAAGATCGACGCTTCATGGGTTCACTCAACCCTTTGCAAGTTCCCAGTTAGAGAAGAATCCATTGAAAGTCTCACGGCATAGCCTCGTAGCCAAGCTTCTGGAAGTGGTGAAAGGTGTGCTGATATATGTAGCTTCCTCCTTGCACACTTGATTCATCCATTTCGAGCCAAGACGCTGCTCATCGATGGGGATGGAGAAACCTTGCCCGCTGCAGTATGCTTGTGCCTCGAGATAGGCATTCAGGAGGCTAGACACAATGTGACTACAAGTTACATACCGATGACGGTCACATCGAAGCGGTCCATCCGCACACGACATGCCAACCGCGTTAGCTCCGACGATGAGGACGCGTTTTCTGTTGTTGCTAGGCATGTCCTTGGAACCGACTATGGATGTAAGAGAAGATCGTCTGGATATTATGGAACCATATATCGAGTGATtgagaaaaggaaaaggcTAGAAATGGAGAAGGTGTATAAAGATCGATCGAAAGTCGACGTCACGATCAATATCGGATCGTCTACAAAGTTAGCTCCTTCCGTAATCTTGTTATCGCAATGACCTCACCTTTTCATTTCTTTACTCACTGCATTATCCTCGTACTCTACGAATCATCACCGCCGTGTATACACATCATGTCGTCCTCATTGTAGTTTTCAATGCCCTCAGCATATCATCGACACCTACTGCACTTTTCTAAGCCCCTACTTCAAACGGACAGCCAATGGTCGAGGTATGAGATATCACTGACACATCGCAGTTCGGTCTTGATCCTCGCATGCACGGCTATCAGCAGCACGGCGCACTCGTTTCAGCCGGTCCTGTGGATTATGTGCGTTACGCCCAGCCGATTAACATGACGCAAGTCCGCGCGAGTGACGAAGAAGCCAAGGAAGCTCTGCCAAGTAGTGGCCACAAGGCCTGCAACTGGGTGAAAAATGATTCGCCTGGGCTTTAAATCAAAGCATTCTATACATATGAAGTATCAATGTGATCTGCTTGTACTTCTGCCAATCCTCGTACTTCACTTGCAATATTGGCGATTCGGCATGTTGGGTGGAAGTCGATGTCGCCGAAGCGCTCACATTCCGCCTTTTCTACACGGTCCAAGACACCTTGCTGTCGGGGCCGTCATGTCTGGGCACAGTCAGCACTTGAGCCATTTTGAGAAGGGGGACGTACAGTATACAGCGATAAGAGCCCAAACCAAACCGATCATCATGACTGGCAGACCGATAAGCGCAAGGCGCCGCCGACCCACTCGATCAACAATGGACATTACAATGAGCTGCATATGTCAGCTCATTTCAGGATCAACGCTGAACATGAGACATACGACGAAAAGGGCATTAATACCAAAAGAACAAGACCCGCAGCCGCGCCATTGGAGAATCCAAAGAGACCAAAAATGTGCCGGGATAGTGAAGCAATGTGTTAAAGCCG
This genomic window contains:
- a CDS encoding uncharacterized protein (Similar to TIGR gene model, INSD accession AAW42273.1); this translates as MSLSGRAYIVTGGAGTIGGAISRDIIARGGVVMIFDMLDEEAGAAKVKSYDAEKAFYFKTDIVDTEKVNAACQAALKALPKGVKLFGGVHCAAIAPGRQWNHKLKDSIPVMQKLLHVNTFGTFVVDACIADAINSQYPDNGPFAPRVKEERGCIVNISSVVAKPVPARCLTYGSSKTAVLGISQGLSDFLGPYGIRVCTVSPAVVASQLNHAGRLPYFIKEIEASCIFPHRVSEPTEVSAAVSFILENPMLNDMDLRVDGGWRNSSNWGGEKDRESLVHMFGVAR